One Pyrus communis chromosome 13, drPyrComm1.1, whole genome shotgun sequence genomic window carries:
- the LOC137712721 gene encoding E3 ubiquitin-protein ligase RGLG2-like: MGGKSSKRSTSRHPSFGTGSRSWSHQSYQEAPYAQPPLIPSYAPPSQDYRPQQYYAPPPQSHGSAWPTGSNTGLGTKFGRINDDYNSLDQVTDALARAGLESSNLIVGIDFTKSNEWTGTRSFHRKSLHHIGEEQNPYEQGIAIIGKTLSSFDEDNLIPCFGFGDASTHDQEVFSFYPDEGSYCNGFEDVLRRYRELVPQLRLAGPTSFAPIIEMGITIVEQSGGQYHVLVIIADGQVTRSVDTGHGQLSPQERKTVEAIVKASDYPLSIILVGVGDGPWDMMKEFDDNIPARAFDNFQFVNFTEIMAKNIDRSRKEAEFALAALMEIPSQYKATLELNILGATRGKAIDRVPLPPPHYGLSSFSSPKTSRSSSFRPSAPSRQRDEFVSTAHPAGSTSDNHVCPICLTDPKNMAFGCGHQTCCDCGEDLDLCPICRTSIITRIKLY, encoded by the exons ATGGGTGGGAAGAGTTCAAAACGTTCAACTTCGAGACATCCTTCTTTTGGGACCGGATCACGTTCTTGGAGTCATCAGAGTTATCAAGAGGCACCATATGCACAGCCACCACTGATACCATCATATGCACCGCCAAGCCAGGACTACCGGCCACAGCAGTATTATGCACCTCCACCTCAAAGCCATGGCAGTGCTTGGCCAACAGGGTCGAATACAGGGTTGGGTACGAAGTTTGGGAGAATAAATGATGATTACAATAGCCTGGACCAG GTCACAGATGCATTGGCGCGTGCTGGTCTTGAGTCATCCAATCTTATTGTTGGCATTGATTTCACAAAAAGCAACGAGTGGACAG GTACAAGGTCATTTCATCGGAAAAGCTTGCATCACATTGGAGAAGAGCAAAATCCCTATGAACAGGGAATAGCAATTATAGGGAAAACATTGTCTTCCTTTGATGAAGATAACTTGATTCCCTGTTTCGGATTTGGAGATG CATCTACCCATGACCAAGAAGTTTTCAGTTTCTACCCGGATGAGGGATCTTATTGCAATGGTTTTGAAGACGTATTGAGACGATATAGAGAATTAGTCCCTCAGCTACGACTTGCCG GTCCCACATCCTTTGCCCCTATTATTGAAATGGGCATCACTATTGTTGAGCAAAGTGGCGGTCAGTACCATGTGTTGGTGATAATAGCTGATGGGCAG GTGACCAGAAGTGTTGATACCGGGCATGGCCAGTTAAGCCCGCAGGAAAGGAAAACTGTTGAAGCAATTGTTAAAGCGAG CGACTATCCCTTATCAATTATACTAGTTGGTGTCGGAGATGGACCATGGGATATGATGAAAGAATTTGATGATAACATCCCTGCTCGGGCCTTCGATAACTTTCAG TTTGTGAATTTTACGGAAATTATGGCAAAGAATATTGACCGTTCGAGAAAAGAAGCAGAATTTGCTCTTGCAGCACTGATGGAAATACCTTCACAGTATAAAGCAACACTAGAACTTAATATATTAGG TGCCACAAGAGGGAAGGCTATAGATAGGGTACCTCTGCCCCCACCTCATTATGGTTTATCTTCTTTTAGCTCCCCCAAAACTTCGCGATCAAGTAGTTTTCGTCCAAGTGCACCTTCTAGGCAACGTGATGAGTTTGTTAGCACAGCACATCCTGCCGGTTCAACTTCTGACAATCAT GTCTGTCCCATTTGCCTAACCGATCCGAAGAATATGGCATTTGGTTGTGGACATCAG ACATGCTGTGACTGTGGAGAAGATCTTGACTTATGTCCCATATGCAGAACCAGCATAATCACCCGAATAAAGCTCTATTAA